One window from the genome of Mugil cephalus isolate CIBA_MC_2020 chromosome 23, CIBA_Mcephalus_1.1, whole genome shotgun sequence encodes:
- the dhrsx gene encoding dehydrogenase/reductase SDR family member on chromosome X isoform X2, with protein MWLLSVLVPLLRLYMCGIRVLLYQMFNKSFKLPVLPKQNGRVAIVTGGTRGMGFETARHLANLGMHVIIAGNEREEGARAVKRIHGEGCEGTAEFIFVDLTSLKSVRQFVHTFKAKRLPLHVLVNNAGTMLVPELQTEDGFEFHFALNYLGHFLLTNLLLDLLKKSGRQGCCSRIVNMSSATHYAGVIDMEDLNRRTVYSSHGAYSQSKLALVLFTYYLQEQLTAGGFFVTANAVDPGMVDTALYDNLWSLAQALKKPVAKTLFRSPAEGASISIYAAAAPEMEGVGGCYLYNGEKKQSAELSYNSELQIKLWKTSCKLVGLQEA; from the exons TATTACCCAAGCAAAATGGAAGGGTTGCCATTGTGACTGGTGGTACCAGAGGAATGGGTTTTGAGACAGCGAGACACCTGGCAAACCTTGGCATGCATGTTATCATAG CTGGGAACGAGAGAGAAGAGGGCGCACGGGCCGTCAAGAGGATTCACGGAGAGGGCTGCGAAGGGACAG CTGAATTTATCTTTGTGGACCTGACCTCGCTGAAATCAGTACGCCAGTTTGTTCACACATTCAAGGCCAAACGTCTACCCCTTCATGTTCTGGTCAACAATG CTGGGACCATGCTGGTTCCTGAGCTACAGACGGAGGATGGCTTTGAGTTTCACTTTGCCCTCAACTACCTTGGTCACTTCTTGCTGACCAACTTGCTGCTGGACTTGCTGAAGAAGTCTGGCAGGCAGGGCTGCTGCTCCAGAATCGTCAATATGTCTTCTGCCACGCACTATGCCGGAGTCATAGACATGGAGGACCTCAACAGGAG GACAGTGTACAGTTCCCATGGTGCTTACTCCCAAAGCAAACTGGCTTTGGTCCTCTTCACCTACTACCTTCAGGAGCAGCTGACGGCCGGCGGGTTCTTCGTGACCGCCAATGCTGTGGACCCGGGGATGGTAGACACGGCGCTCTACGATAACCTGTGGAGCCTTGCCCAGGCTCTCAAGAAGCCAGTGGCCAAGACACTGTTCAGA agtccagcagagggagcaTCCATATCTATCTATGCTGCGGCTGCACCCGAGATGGAGGGGGTTGGTGGCTGTTACCTGTACAACGGCGAGAAGAAGCAGTCCGCTGAGCTCTCCTACAACTCGGAGCTCCAAATTAAGCTGTGGAAAACGAGCTGCAAGCTTGTGGGCCTTCAGGAGGCCTGA